The DNA window TGATCTTGGGTAAGGCATTTAATTACAGAATCTATTACTtgtaatagaagaaaaatacttgatgtgtgtgtgtgtaaattggGTTGTAAGAAATTAGCAAGAACTTTGTTAAATTgtcatcttaaaaattaaattatcactATTTTGATTAccttcttttctcagtttttcatccTCAGATAAATGAACAATTCAAGTTTTGTCCAAAACATAGTTGTAATATGCAAGTCCTTCCCTTACCAACCAGTTTGCCTTCATTTAATAAAGTACGTTGGGACACTTTGCGGGACTGGTGCCAACAACTGAATTTGAGCACGGATGGCCGGGTAAGTGCACTGGTGGGAAACTGCTGCACAGAGCAAGTGTGGAGAGCTTTGCCagtttgtaattttcatttcccctttTAATGTCCTTAGAAAATAGAGGTTTATATGAGGCTCCAGAAACATGCTTACCCTGAAATAAACCAGGTGAGTAAGGAGTATGGTGAGAATGGAAAGGTAAGTTCTGATTGTGAATTGTTCCTTCTGTTTCACCATTTCTATAAATGTTGTATCTCTTAGGCAGATTTCTCAACCAGGGCTATTGACAttttggataaagaagatgttgtatatataatgcaaaggaatattattcagccattaaaaagaaagaaatatttgccaTGTATGACAATATGGATCGACCTACAGGGTATTcagataagtcagagaaacaaatacatgatttcacttacatgtggaatctaaaaacaaacaaaacagaagcgAAGTCACGGAAACCGGGAATGATCTGGAGGTTGCCTGATGGAGAAGTTTGGGGGGATGGACAGAATAAGGGATAGGAATTAAAAGATActaacttccagttataaagtaagtaAGACATTGAGGATGCagtgtacagcatagggaatatagtcagtcaTATTATAActaaactttgtatggtgacagatggtagctagacTTACAGTGATCATttggtaatatatataaatgttgaatcagcGTGTtttacacccgaaactaataaaatactgtatgtgaactctacttcaattaaaaaaaaagactggacaTTTTGGTCTAAATACCTTGTTTTGGTTGGGGTGGGGAGTTGTCTCATGCATTTTAGGCCtaaacatccctggcctctactcaCTAAATGTCGTGGCAATGTCTTCTGCTTTCCCCACTCCCACACCCTCAGTTTTAACAATTAGAAATTTCTCTTAGTTGCTCAAAGGGAACTAATAATCTTAAGTATATCCTACACTTAACACATATGGgtcaatgtattaaaaaatgataaaattgacACAAAACACAAAAGTCTTCAGGGCAGTAGCACTTCTCTGAAACCTCACCATGAATCCCATTTGCAGAGTATTCCTGAAACATCACCAGAAGCTAAATTGCAGTCATGTTCAAGGAAAGGCAAGATGGTGGCCAAGAAAGCAAGGCTTTGGAAAAGTTGtaagaagagtgagagagaggaggggattAATGCAGTCGAGGTGGTAACATCAGCACAGGAAGGCATGTTGGCAGCATGGTCAAGAATTGCTGCGAGAGCCAGTCAGTCCAAGTCTGTGAATTCACGTTCCATTCCTGCTTCTGTTGAGACCTTTCTGCTGCAAGCCTCTGGTAAGATCACCTTAAAAGAGTGAGCACTGGgtggggctggctggctcagtccgtagagcatgCAAACTCTAGATCTCATGGATCATGaactcaagccccacattgggtacagagcctacttccaaaaaaaaaaaaaaaaaaagaccgaggGGTATTCCAGAGAAATAAGTCCTCCACTGAAAAGCAGTAAAAGGGAAAGAGCTAAAGTATTGTAGATTGGATAGGAGATTTACATAGGAGTTATCCTTTCATTGACAGGTAGTCGAGTTTTGCATGGATCAATAATGTCTAAGCTAAATGATTGAGTGGTGACCCTTTCTCAGCAAAAATTCAAGGTGGGAAGAAAGCATAATCTGATAATGTGGTCAACCACAGTCTGAggccttccccttctctccctccttcaggGCTGTTGTAACACTCAATAAGCATGTGTGTGTTAGAACTGAACAATTTCCGTTCAGATCCTTACTTCCTAGGTCTCTGGCATTGGCGCATTAGCTTAAGCCGTGGTATCCTGATTTACACAGTGATGATGGCAACTGTTGTGCTTCATAGAATGATTTTGAGACTTAGAAGATACAATTTGGCACTTTAAAAGCCCTCATAAGGGATCTGGGGAGTAACTTAGCTCCACTTTGGGCCAGCTCTGGCTCCTGAATgtcatatttctgttttcatctccCGTAAACACCATCTCAGGCCAGCGCAAagtccccttccttctttttggcTTGAATTCTTTCCCACTCTTCTTCTTATCAGAAgtgatcttgatttttttatatgcAGGGCTGATGTTCACtcacaagaaatccagccagagGGAAGACAGGGAATGTAAATGGGCCTGCTGTCTGCTCCCCACACTGCACCCCCATCTGTGAGAGGAGTGGGCACCTCTTGCTTATTTGCACAAGCACTGTGCAGTCCCGGAGCTGTTTCTGGAGGACCGAGGTCCCGGAGAAGACAGCTCTTTCCGATTCTCGTTAATGTGCTGTATGAGCTAGTAGCATCCCACATATGCTAAATCAGCCTTTTAGTTCCTATTCATTCAGCagttattaagcacctactgtgatCCATGAGTGTGCTTAGCCTCCAGCTGCACTGTGCTAAACACACAGTTTCTCCTCCTGTCTTAGAATGGAGAGAGATTTTACAGATATGTAAGCCCCCAGTGACGGCTCCTTTCTCTAAGTTTCATACATTTGTTATCTGTAGGACTTCGCTTTTTCTCAAATATCCCATCTTCCCAATTAGAGTGTTCcttaggcttttattttattttttttaaagattttatttgagagagagagcgagagtgttGCGTGCACACAGACTCAGAAGCAAGGTGGGAgttgggaaggagggagaaggggcagagggagagagagaagcagacaccctgctgagcagatagagggctccatcctaggaccctgagatcaagacctgagcccaagtcagaggcctaaccgactgagccacccaggtactctgtTCCTTAGACTCGGTTAAGCAGAGAtccttttgcctgttttgtgtagTTGAGGCAATGTAATATAATGGTTGGGCCAATGGGCTATGAATCAGAATATCTTATCCATGTCTTGGTCTGGAAAAGTTATATTTAACATAAGCTATGCTACCTGACctgcaaataaaagtaaaaggtaAATATTAATAATGCTCTTAAGAATAAACGTATTCATCCATGTAAACCACTTAGCAAAATCTTAAGAGACAGAGCAACCATTCCCAAAATTGTTACCTCTTGCACTATATAATTTGTGACGTCAGATTGTAGCATCTTCGGTgtacatttttcttacttttcattcAGTTGATTAAGAGACTATAAGGGTAGAATTGAGAGTGACTCGCTGAGGGGTTGGGTGAGGGCGCTCTCACTTGATCTTTGCTGTTTGtgtttgcttccctttctctcctcaggTGTCCGGTGGTGTGTGGTCCATGGCAGACCTCTCTTGGCAGACACACAAGGTTGGGTTCGCCTGCAATTTCATGCAGGTCAGGCCTGGGTGCCTGATACTCCCAAAAGGatgatctctctcttcctgttacCCGCCTGCACTTTCCCACCCCCAGGCCTAGAAGACAACATGTTATGCCCTGAATGTGTGAAGAGGTAACCCTTAAGTATTTTTCTAAGTGTGGCACACAGCAAAGGAGATGTCTGGATAGGTTTCTGAATAATTTAGTAGGAGAATGCAGAAGGCAGTGtgctgttttcttaatttgccATATAGATCAGGCAAAAATAGGAAGCAGAAAATTGAGTGGTGGATTAGAACTCCGGTAAATGTAGCTTCTTAGAAACTTCAACAAAGTATCCAAGTTAGGACCTTAACTACCTCCATTTTAGAGAcatgttttaaggaaaaaaataaaaatacataaaagacttGGAGTTCAAATACAAGATTCTTTCCTGGGGATACACAAATTAGAAAGATAAAAtccggggcgcctgagtggctcagtgggttgaggcctctgccttcggctcaggtcatgatcccagggtcctgggatcaagccccgcattgggcactctgctcggcggggagcctgcttccccttctctctctgcctgtctctctgcctacttgtgatttctgtctgtgaaatgaataaatgaataatctttaaaaaaaaaaaaaaaagaaagataaaatccATGTAGCACTCGAGAATGAAAAGGAGTAGGAGATGTTGTGAAAGTGTAGGGTAGTACCTATATTGGGGTAGCTTAGAGAAACTTCCCAAAGGATTACATGTACTGAGAGAAGGTTTACCATTTGGAAAGTAATAATTAGGGTGGCCTAACTAGTGGAAATAGCCcatacaaatacatggaagtcAAATATGACATACTTAGAAATTGCAAATAGGTAAATATGTCTGAAGCTTATATGACAAATAAGTGGGAAAAGGGAGGAGCAGACCAagttttatatctatataaaagttctttttttcccacaagTTTTCTATCTATATAAAAGtactctctcacgctctctctttaaaaaaaaaaaaaaaaaaattatttgtcagcaaaagcagggagaatggagggagagggagaaacaggctccctcctgagcaaggaccCCTGTGCAGGATTAGagtccatgaccctgagatcatgacctgagctgaaggtagacgcttaaactactgagccacccaggcgtccctaaaaggTCTCATATTATCCTGTGGCACTTAATTTCTTAGTCCCTTAGGGACATGGACTCCTTTGAGAATATAACTGTATACTCACCATCCAGGGAAATTTACATTGAGTATACACATAAGCtctgcttcagattttttttttaaagattttatttatttatttgacagagagaaatcacaagtagatggagaggcaggcagagagagagggaagcagactccccgctgagcagagagcccgatgcgggactcgatcccaggaccctgagatcatgacctgagccgaaggcagtggcttaacccactgagccacccaggcgccctctgctTCAGATTTTATATCAACCATAGCACTCCTGATGTTTGAATACAAAATTCAGCTTTTGACAATGGAATGGGGTGGAGGTAATAGGAGAGTAGAGGAAACCTCAGGCTCTTTTAAAGGAAGTAGATTGAAATCTTGCAACAGAAACTAAATTTGAAGGTAAGAGATTACTACAATAATTCTGGAAAGATGCAGTCTGTGAGCTTGGCAAAGAATTTAAAGAGGAATGGAACAAATGTAAGGGATGTAGGCATGCAGGGAACAGTTTTTATCTTATTAGATGGAAAGGTAGAGTGCAGTTCAGTGGCCAGGAATGTGATACATGCTGGCCAGGAGTCTAGAATTCTGGGAGAAGTACAGGGTGTAGAGAAGCACAGTTGGGAATCTTTATCCTATAAATTATCCATGGGATTATGTAGAGGAAAGAACCTAAGAGAGAATCAGCATATCAGTGGCAGGTGAGAAATGGAGACTGCAAAAGTATAGGTAGATGCTGAAATAGAAGTGGAAAAAGGAAGCAGTGGGCAGAGTTTCAGAGGGAAGTGGTTTGGCAGTGAGACGGCCGTGTAAGACTATGGTTAACGCAGTGCTGTTAGGAATGTCAGTTTAGGATACCATTGGTGGTCTTTTGGAGAGTATGTTGAGAGGGGCAATAGAAACAGAGtagggtaggtttttttttttaaagattttatttatttatttgacagatcacaggtaggcggagaggcaggcgggggatggggggtgggcaggcatcctgctgagcaaagctgatgcggggctccatcccaggccccaggatcatgacccaagccaaaggcagaggctttaacccactgagtcacccaggtgccccttgtgttttttgtttttttttaaatttattagacagcgagagggaacacaagcagggaatgggagagggagaagcaggcttgctgctgagcagggagtccaatgcagggcttcatcccaggaccctgggatcataacctgagccaaaggcagacgcttaatgactgagccacccaggcgccccagaataggGTTGTTTTAAGTTGGGAGTAGAACATGTGAAAAACTAGGAACAGAACATACTTAATAATCTGTTCTGCACGAGTGAAGAAGGAGATAGTAGTTGAGGCGGAAATATTAAGGGAGCTTTTTGCTTCcgtccttccttcttttctcccttcctggcttttttcttttcttgtttctttctagtGATAAATGGGAAAACCACGATTGAGTACGAAGAGAGAAGGGATGTGGGAAGAAGCtgcaggaagaaaagggaaagtgtAAATATAAAGGAAGTGGCGCTGGGCTGCCTGGTTGGTTCAGCTGGTAGAGTGTGCTGCTCTTGATCTTGGAAGTCATGAGTTTCAGCCCCgcgttgggtgtaaagattacttacaaatgagtaaacaaatgttgaaaataagTAAAGGAAGTGGAACCgattggagaaaaagaagagcctGATATTAAGTGGACAATCCAGTTCCCTTTCTTTACGACATAAAGTATTTTTACCCACTGTTCTTAGGTGGTGAGGCCAGCTACTAAGGAACTCCAGAAGTGGATTCTACATTTATTGTACTTGGTATGGGATGGTCTGTCTTATTCTTAAGAATTTTCCCAAAATTCTTTACTAAATTTCTTTACAGAAATAAGAAGATGATGAAAAGATTAATTGCACTGGGGAAGGAAAAGCGACCTCGTTTGAATAGACCAACATCTTTCCCTTTGGATGGGCCATATCTTAATAAAGAATAAGTGGTGGAGAGCCCACAGCTACCATTGACTTGCCTCCCAGTGACTGGTTGCTGCACTCTGTCCTAGCCGACCTTCGTGTTTGTGGCTTGATAGGTTGAGTACAGATGGGACTGTCCGGATTCTGTACTTGACATCTGCCAAGAAGTGACTGCTACTGCTGCTTTGAGCATTTGGTTCTATAGAATTTAAATCAGTTCTGCtttaattaataacttttttaaagttttaggttttcagaaaaattgagcagaaagtgcAGAGTTCTGAAATACTGTTCCAGCCCTTTCCCCTACTATTAGCAGCCTGCACCAGAGTGGCACAGTTGTTGAACCTACGTTGACTATCGTTACCACTCAAAGCCCATAGTTCACAACAGGTTCACTTTTTGTGTCATATAGTCAAGGGCCTTGACAAGTAGATCATGACCACCTGCATCCTCACCATTACAGTGTCATCAGAATAGCTTCCCTGCTCTAAAATTTTCTCATTCCGTCTGTTTAACATGCTCTTAGCTCCTGATCACTCTGCagctttgccttttctagaatgtcatatgtTTGGAATCATATTTGGAATCATTTGGAATCTAATTCCacagcaatatgcatttaagattccacCTTTTCATGGCTTAGTATTCCACTTAGTGCTAAATAGCCCATTGCCTGCATGTTCCTCATTCCCATATTAAGTCATCCAGGCTGCCCCCATCTTGAGCAATTATGAGGAAAGCTGCCGTAAACAGCTGTGTGTAGGTTGTCTCAGCATACGTTTTCAGCTTAGGTAACTACCAgggagcatgattgctggatcatggggtGAAAGTGTGTTCAGTTTTACAAGAAACTGGCAATCTGTCTCCAAGAGGGGCTGGTAttttgtgttcccaccagcaatgatTGAGGGTTCTCGTTGCTGTAGTTCCTTACCAGCATTTGGTAGTGTCAGTGCTCTAGATCTTGGCCGTCCTAATGGGTGTGTGGAaacatctcatcttttttttttttttttttaagattttatttgtcagggagagagggagcacaggcagacagaacggcaggccgaggcagagggagaagcaggctccctgctgagcaaggagcccgatgtgggactcgatcccaggacgctgggatcatgacctgagccaaaggcagctgcttaaccaactgagccacccaggcatcccgaaacATCTCATCTTAATTTGCGGTTCCCCAATGACCTGAAATGTGTAGTATAccatatgcttatttgtcatctgtatatctgGTAAAGTATCCAGCCAggttttttgcctattttttcatCTGGTTCACTTTCTTATGGTTgggttcttttatattttgagtgAATATATTTATTGGATAAGTCTTAAGATATTTttcctagtctgtggcttgtctaaCTCTAtcaatttgtatatttaaatcaCTGACACTGATATAAATGGCTTAATATCTGTATTTGCTTTCGATGCCCTTTTTTATGTATTACAAGTTTTTAATCAATAAGCTCTTAAGGCTATATGGCTACTgttacaatctttttaaaaattgaagtaagGTTGACAGAAtactacattagtttcaggtatacaacatagtgattcgacatTACATACGTTACAAAATGCTCACTAGGAGAAGTTACAAAATGCTCATTTGTCACCATTCAGGGTTATTTTAATATTACTGATTATATTCCCTAGGCTGTACTTCTTATTtctatatgactttttttttttaataactgaaagtttgtacctctttttttaagtttttttcttacttatttgacagagaaataacaagtaggcagagaggcagacagagaggaggaaacaggctccctgctgagcagagagcccaatgtggggcttgatcccagaaccctgagatcataacctgagctgaaggcagaggcttaactcactgagccacccagcttccctGAAAGTTAGTACCTCTTAATATCcctaaatacttttattttgcccatcctcctacccccttccctctggcaaacaccagttctctggttttggttttctttttcttttttttagattctatatgtAAGGGAAATTATATGGTAGTTGTCCTCTGTTACTTCACTTAACACAATACCTTGTAGGTCCATACATCTTGCAATGGCTAgatattttttatggctgagtaatactccattgtgtgtgtgtgtgtatgtgtgtgtgtgtgtgtgtgtgtatatacacacacacacgcacacaagaCTACTTCTActtcatccattcacctatcagtggacacttgggctgcttccatatcttggctgttgtacaATGAACATAAGGCtggatatatctttttgaattactgcTTCCATTTTCTCTGGATAAGTACCCAGAAGTGTAATTGCcagattatatggtagttctgtttttagctTTTTGTGGAGGcttcctactgttttccacagcagctgcaacAATTTATATTCTAGCAACTTACTAAATaagccaaaatccaaaacactatATAATCCAATATACCTTCAACAAAATacaaactgaattcaatagcatattaaaaggattatatactacaaccaagtgggatttatccctgcaTTTAAGGGTGGTTTGACTTAagaaaaaatcaatgtaatatgcctattaatagaatgaagaagaaaaacacctCAAAAAAGGCATTTATCAAAAGCCAAAACCCCTTTGTGATGAAAACATtaaggaatagaagggaacttcctcaccATAATAGGGGCCATATAGGAAAAGCCTACAACCAATGTACTTCATGGTAAAAGAAAGTTTTTCTAAAGTTAGGGGAAAGATGAGAATGTCTGTTGTCACCACCTcgattcaatatagtactgggaTTTCTAGCCAGAGAAAATTAGCCAAGAGGAAAAGTCCTCTACATTGAAAAGGCAGAAGTAAAACTACACACAGGttatatacagaaaaatcattCCTCAAAAACCTGTTAAATCTAATTAACAAATAGGGcaaaattttcagaatataaaGTCATTACAAAATAccagttgtattttttaaacattttattttataatatagagtgagaaggagcagagggagaagaagagaaaattcctTGCAGATTCCAACCAGAGCACAGAGTCTGaggtgaggctctatcccaggaccctgagatcatgaccttcattgaaatcaagagtcagacgcttacctgacagagccacccaggtgccccaataccagTTGTATTATATACTAGCAGTGATGACctgaagaggaaattaaaatgacTCTATTaacagtagcatcaaaaatagTATAAAGTAAGGGATAAAATTGAGGTATAGAACTTGTACACCAAAGACTACAGAGCATTGCTGAAAACTACTTTTCCCTCTTGGCTCATTAGTGTGGTAAAGTATACTGACCTATTTCAAATATAGGAACACACTTGTACTTTTTATATTGCTGCTTACAGTGATAAcgttttattattacattttacatatttgaaaaattttgctCCAAAGTTGAGAGAATACAATCCactatttgttaatattttgccacatttgatgaaactttccatttgtttttgacTGATTATCCTGCCCAATAGAGTAAACAGACATTCTTCACCCTTCCATACTTCAGCATGCACCTaaaaataaggacttttttttttatagattttatttatttatttgacagagagaaatcacaagtacactgagaggcaggcagagagagagagagaNNNNNNNNNNNNNNNNNNNNNNNNNNNNNNNNNNNNNNNNNNNNNNNNNNNNNNNNNNNNNNNNNNNNNNNNNNNNNNNNNNNNNNNNNNNNNNNNNNNNNNNNNNNNNNNNNNNNNNNNNNNNNNNNNNNNNNNNNNNNNNNNNNNNNNNNNNNNNNNNNNNNNNNNNNNNNNNNNNNNNNNNNNNNNNNNNNNNNNNNNNNNNNNNNNNNNNNNNNNNNNNNNNNNNNNNNNNNNNNNNNNNNNNNNNNNNNNNNNNNNNNNNNNNNNNNNNNNNNNNNNNNNNNNNNNNNNNNNNNNNNNNNNNNNNNNNNNNNNNNNNNNNNNNNNNNNNNNNNNNNNNNNNNNNNNNNNNNNNNNNNNNNNNNNNNNNNNNNNNNNNNNNNNNNNNNNNNNNNNNactttttttttttttaaagattttatttatttatttgacagatcacaagtagagaggcaggcagagagagggaagcaggccccttgctgagcagaaagcccgatgcgggactcgatcccaggaccctgagatcatgacctgagccaaaggcagcggcttaacccactgagccacccaggctccccaagataGGACACTTTTGTTAGGAATACCCCATGCCCGAGATCTAGGACTTCATACTGCATTGCACAAGAAGGTACATAATTCAGATTATCTCATCATTATACTGAAAATGTTACCACCTTACTAAAGGGATGACTGCTAGATTTCTCTAAGGTCTTTTTGCAGTTTTCGCTTTGGGATTTGTAACTATTCTATAGAGTGGTACCTTGACACAATGTGACTATCTTAGCCTCTTTTGGCAACTTTTTCACCCAGTGAATTTTAGCATCCAGTTGTCATTGCTGGTCCTTTGTCTGCCTCTGTGCTGACCTAGGTTCTTGAGTTAAGCCAAGAAAGAATTTAGAGTCAGCCCCCCAAGTAATTAAGAATTTAATAgcagttaaggggcacctgggtggctcagtgggttgagctgctgccttcagcttgggttatgatctcagggtcctgggatagagtcccacgttgggctttctgctcagcagggagcctgcttacctctttctctctctgcctgcctctctctctacttgtgatctctctctatcaaataaataaataaaatcttaaaaaaaaaatttaataacacTTAAAAGCACACTCTCAGGAGAGCAGGCTGGCCCAGAGGTGACAACTGCACTGGGTTGGGGTGCCTTTTCATGTTTGCAGAGGTTGTAAGTCATAGCTACAGAAGTCGCTGAGGTCCCTTCCAGTTAGGTAAGCGACTCCTCGCCTGGTGGGGAGGGTTTTTTTGGCCCTATATGGCCCTTGTCTGAACTGGTATCCCCCTCAGGGTGTGTGGAAACCACAGtttaaatgtattataatgaAGCTGTAGGTTACTATAGGGCAGCAGTCATAGGGAAGGACATTTGCCTACTCCACAGTACTTTTTCTAGATGGTTGTGTACTAGGGAATAGTTGGCagtttcttgatttttatcatttaatggTGGGAAAGTCCCCTTCCATGCTCGTATCTAGGTAACTACCTCCTCTGTCACAATGGTCATTCATATCTCAATGATTACCTTGATGTTGTAAAATCTTTTGggcctttattcttttttttttttttaagctgacaTTCTATTGTAGAGAAAAttccccctctcttctttttgagtaccatttaaattattttttaatttaaaatttttttttatttttcttaatttatttttttagagattctatttaatttgtcagagagagtgcacaagcaggaggaagagcaggcagaaggagaagcaggctccccactgagcaaggagcccagtgggggactggatcccaggaccccaagattatgacctgagccaaaagcaaacatttaaccaactgagccacccaggcatcccttaaatattgtttttattattttttttaagattttatttatttattttagagagagagagaacatgagaggggagaaggtcagagggagaaacagactccctgtggagcccgggagcccaatgagggactccatcctgggactccaggatcatgatctgagctgaaggcagtctcccaaccaactgagccaccaagatgtccaaaaattgtttttaaatttaacttttagaTATGCTATGCTATGACTAGTttgtagacatatatttttaaagtttctttctgtatttatttttagtaatctctacccccaatgtggggctagaattcaggactccaagatcaagagtcacatcctctttaggctgggccagccaggcaccccacaattaatattattataatgcaTTAAGAT is part of the Mustela nigripes isolate SB6536 chromosome 2, MUSNIG.SB6536, whole genome shotgun sequence genome and encodes:
- the DPPA2 gene encoding developmental pluripotency-associated protein 2; translated protein: MACSAYENNEQNFSEEAVEEESVILTLVPVSEEPNEEHQMEPSVSSTSEISLMMPGSSDKVFHPQINEQFKFCPKHSCNMQVLPLPTSLPSFNKVRWDTLRDWCQQLNLSTDGRKIEVYMRLQKHAYPEINQSIPETSPEAKLQSCSRKGKMVAKKARLWKSCKKSEREEGINAVEVVTSAQEGMLAAWSRIAARASQSKSVNSRSIPASVETFLLQASGVRWCVVHGRPLLADTQGWVRLQFHAGQAWVPDTPKRMISLFLLPACTFPPPGLEDNMLCPECVKRNKKMMKRLIALGKEKRPRLNRPTSFPLDGPYLNKE